The genomic window GGCCTGATCTTGCTCGGGCAGGGCGCCCGGCAGGAAGCCGTGCGCCTGTACGACAGGCTGGGCTTGCCGATGGTCGTCTGGGGCGCGGCCGGACAGGGCGGCGACAACCATATCGTCGTCGGCAGCGATAACCGTCAGGGCGGCATCAGCGCCGCTGAGCGCTTTCTGTCGATTGGGCGGCGCAATCCTGTTTTTATCGGCAACCCCGATCACCCTGAGATGGCGCAGCGTCTGTTCGGTTTTGTGGACGAACTCGCCGGCCATGGCATCAAGCCGCTGCTGTTACGTCGGGTTGATTTCACGCTCGAGTCCGGCGTGGATGCGGTGCGCTCGCTGGCGGAGCGTAAAGTCCGCTTCGATGCGATCTTCGCCTGCAGCGACTTGCTGGCGATGGGGGCGATTCGCGCGCTGGTGGAATTGGGGCAGTCCGTGCCCAACGACGTATCGGTCATCGGTTACGACGACACACCGCTTGGTGCAAGCTTCCTGCCTCCGCTCAGTACGGTGCGGCAGAACTGGCAGGAAGGTGGTGTGCTGCTGGCACGCAAGGTGTTGGCGTTGATCCAGGGGCAGGCGGTGCAATCGCAGATGATGGCGACGACGTTGGTGGTGCGGTCGACGTGAGTGGGTGCAGTTGCGATCCGATCAACACAACGCGATGAACTGAAATCATGCCTCAGCGTCATTTCGGCCTTCGCCGGAATGACGCTGAGGAGATTCAACTCGTCAGATAGATCAGCAGACCGCTAGCGCCATTCCCTCACTGGCGTCCCGCGTCGGTCAACTACTGGAATCGCACGTTCGTGGCATGCGCAGGAAACAAGTCATCGGAGGCAATGCGTAACCAAGCCGTGCTGTTTTGGCTCCTCGGTGTCTTTTCGACAAGATGCACCAACTGGAAATGGCATCTGTCGACCAGTTCGTTGAGTGCTGTCCATTGATCGCCATCGAGCCCGTGGCGCAGTGCCGCTGGAATGCGTTTTGCGTTGAGCATCTGTACCAGGTTATCGAGCATCCAATACGAAGGAAGGTAGGTGGATGCGCTATCGATATAAATGGCAGACGTGGTGTTCATGTGCGCCAAATACCCGCCAAGCAACTGGATGATCGTCTTGGGTGCGTGGTTGAAATCGGAAAACAGCAAATCGATTTTTTGCCCCTGGGCGACGGCTTCTACTGCTCGCGCATTGAAGTCGATATCGCTTTTGACGAACTGGACCCTATCGGCCACATCGACACGATTGAAGATCCACGCCATGCATGCTTCGTAAGAACCCGTTTGCGACAATCGAGCGAGGTCCTGTAGCTCGCCCGTAAGCTGCGAAAGAAATGCCTTGACGGAGGCATCCTGAAAATGACTGCCGTTATCGAAGGTATAAATGCGGCCAGCGCCGATTTCCTTCAAAGCCGAAGCTATCCATGCCGTGGTCGCGCCCAGGCCGGTGCCCAGTTCGACAACGACGAGCGGCTGTTCGCGGCGCACCAGACTGTAAAGAAGCATGCAGAGGTCTTCACTGCCATACACCGGGCCCAATTGATCGCGGATCGCGAGAAGGTCACCAATGCTTTGCCGGATGTTCCACGTCTGCACACATCTCTCCTGAGCAGGAGTTAATACAAGCATCACCGGTCCAGTGATCATCCCCTCAAGCCTACCGTGCTGCGGTTCGCAGGGCGAGCGATTTGCCGACAGTATTCGCCAAGCAAGATGATCCGCCGTTCTGCTAACTCTGCGCTTACACCGCCGGCTCAATCCTCGCCGGTGGCGTCAGAACAAGCCTGAAGCAACTGCCACCGCCCGCGACGCGGACGTATTCCAATGCTGCCTGATTGGCTTCGGCCATCTGCCGCGCGAGATAAAGCCCCAACCCCGTGCCGTACTCATGCGTGGTGTAGAAAGGCTCGAAAATCTGTGCTGCGACTTTCGGTGCGATGCCCGGACCGCGGTCGATCACTTCCAAGATCGGCACGCCATGTTCGCCATGCCGCACGACCACCATCACACGGGCAGATTCACCCGGCATGCGGCCATAGCGAAGGGCGTTCTGCACCAGATTCCACACGACTT from Dyella caseinilytica includes these protein-coding regions:
- a CDS encoding LacI family DNA-binding transcriptional regulator, translated to MADLAELAGVSKITVSRALSESPLVNAETRERVQALARKHGYKLNVSARNLRLRRSHTVAVIVEMKPSSGRTMWDPYPLSLLGGITQELTSAGYSVLLTTRQDAGNASVQAADGLILLGQGARQEAVRLYDRLGLPMVVWGAAGQGGDNHIVVGSDNRQGGISAAERFLSIGRRNPVFIGNPDHPEMAQRLFGFVDELAGHGIKPLLLRRVDFTLESGVDAVRSLAERKVRFDAIFACSDLLAMGAIRALVELGQSVPNDVSVIGYDDTPLGASFLPPLSTVRQNWQEGGVLLARKVLALIQGQAVQSQMMATTLVVRST
- a CDS encoding class I SAM-dependent methyltransferase; this translates as MQTWNIRQSIGDLLAIRDQLGPVYGSEDLCMLLYSLVRREQPLVVVELGTGLGATTAWIASALKEIGAGRIYTFDNGSHFQDASVKAFLSQLTGELQDLARLSQTGSYEACMAWIFNRVDVADRVQFVKSDIDFNARAVEAVAQGQKIDLLFSDFNHAPKTIIQLLGGYLAHMNTTSAIYIDSASTYLPSYWMLDNLVQMLNAKRIPAALRHGLDGDQWTALNELVDRCHFQLVHLVEKTPRSQNSTAWLRIASDDLFPAHATNVRFQ